The following are encoded together in the Glycine max cultivar Williams 82 chromosome 8, Glycine_max_v4.0, whole genome shotgun sequence genome:
- the LOC100805669 gene encoding 60S ribosomal protein L38 encodes MPKQIHEIKDFLLTARRKDARSVKIKRSRDVVKFKVRCSKYLYTLCVFDPEKADKLKQSLPPGLSVQDL; translated from the exons ATG CCTAAGCAGATCCACGAGATTAAGGATTTTCTTCTGACGGCGCGGAGGAAGGATGCGAGGTCGGTGAAAATCAAGAGGAGCAGGGATGTCGTTAAGTTTAAGGTTCGATGCTCCAAGTACTTGTACACGCTTTGTGTCTTTGACCCTGAGAAAGCCGATAAGTTGAAGCAATCTCTTCCTCCCG GTTTGAGTGTTCAAGACCTGTAG